DNA from Gemmatimonadota bacterium:
TTGAGCAGGGAGGCCTTGTGAATCTCCACCATGGCAATGAGGGCCGATTGGGGGATGAACTTCTGGGCGACGAGGGGGCTGGCCGCCCACGGGAGGAGAGCCAGAGCGGTCAGGAGTTGGAACGGGCGCATCGAAGCCTCGGGGTTGGGGCGGTGAACGGCGGTGGCCGGGGAAGTTGCCCTCGGTGGTCTGGACAACGCAAGGATCGCGGCCCGCTCCCCTTTGACCGGGTGGCCCCGGTAACTTTCCTTGACTTGATCGGGGCCCCTGGACCCCGGACCGCTCCCAACCCGTGAGATTGCCATGGAAGAACCCACCAGCCCCGAACGCCGACCCGACCTCATTTCCGAGCGCCTGTTTCGGACCCGGACCGTGATCATTGCGGGCGAGATCAACCAACGCCTCGCGGCGGTCATTACCGGACAATTCCTGGCGCTTGCCGCCGAATCGTCCGATCCGATTACCCTCTTCGTCAACAGCCCGGGCGGCCACGTCGAGTCCGGGGACAATATCCACGACCTGATCCGGTTCATCACCCCGAGAGTCCGGGTCGTCGGGACCGGGTGGGTGGCGAGTGCCGGGGCCCTGATCTACGTCGCGGTGCCGCGGGAGGACCGCTATTGCCTCCCCAACACCAGGTTCCTCCTCCATCAGCCGGCCGGTGGCACCGGCGGCAGCGCCTCCGACATGGAAATCGAGGCTCGCGAGATCATTCGGATGCGCGACCGGCTGAACCGGATCTTTGCCAAACAAACCGGCCAGCCCCTCGAGCGGATCGAAGGCGATACCCACCGCAATTTTTGGTTGACCGCCGAGGAGGCGGTGGCCTACGGAATCGTCGGGAGGATCATCAAAACCCAAGCGGAACTCGACGGCAAGTAGCCTGGGTAACCGGCCGAGCGATCCCCCGTTCGGCCGGGAGTCTGCCGGGCCGATGGGAACTACTCGGCGATCGCCAAGGGTATCGTCGCGGTGGCGGCGCACTCGTTGACGGGCGAACTCGCCGCCAGGCGGGGCCAGTGGTCGGCGG
Protein-coding regions in this window:
- a CDS encoding DinB family protein, which translates into the protein MTAARRWLISPAMITVRVRNRRSEMRSGRRSGLVGSSMAISRVGSGPGSRGPDQVKESYRGHPVKGERAAILALSRPPRATSPATAVHRPNPEASMRPFQLLTALALLPWAASPLVAQKFIPQSALIAMVEIHKASLLKYIDAAPDSMLGFRPTKGVRNFAEQIEHTAAGDAFIAHSAITGSQKVPAFGDSAVYLHSKPALRAFGVAAMDHTIQMLRGVSDAAMTEEIVQFGKKLPRYRALMELLDHFPWTLGQTVPYLRMNGVTPPEYTPF
- a CDS encoding ATP-dependent Clp protease proteolytic subunit, translating into MEEPTSPERRPDLISERLFRTRTVIIAGEINQRLAAVITGQFLALAAESSDPITLFVNSPGGHVESGDNIHDLIRFITPRVRVVGTGWVASAGALIYVAVPREDRYCLPNTRFLLHQPAGGTGGSASDMEIEAREIIRMRDRLNRIFAKQTGQPLERIEGDTHRNFWLTAEEAVAYGIVGRIIKTQAELDGK